AGGAGATTATTCTATTTTTAGTTAAAAAAAATTAATATCAAATAAATTTACAATAGATAATTTTTTTTATATTTGATAAAATATCCCATTAAATGGATTTACTTTTGATCTTTTTAATATTACTTGGAACTTTTGGAACGACAGAAATAGTGGTTATTGTCATTCTTGCACTTTTACTTTTTGGTGGTAAAAAAATACCAGAATTAATGAAAGGATTAGGAACAGGATTGAAAGAATTTAAAAAAGCTTCTGAAGGAAAAGATTCCGAAACTGAAGAAAAATAAAAAAATTTCTTTCATTTTGCGTTTGTTCATTAATACTTTTTTTCTATAATTTGAAAAATTAATAATGGAAACGATAACGATAAGAAATATTATGTTTTTTATGTTAATATTAAAAAGCTTGATTATTCCATATTTATCACCATTTTTTTATCAAAAAACTTATAATCAAAAATTAGATAAATTAGATTATAATAATGATTATAATAATAATAATTATAATAATATTTACATAGAAAAATTTTTGGAAAAAATGCTTCTAAAAAAGAAAAGATTTTTTTTGATAAAAAAATTACCTCATCATCCTCCTCATCATCCTCCTCATCATCCTCCTCATTATCCTCCTCATCATCCTCCTTATCATCCTCCTCATCATCCTCCTCATCATCCTCCTCATCATTCTCAACATCATCCTCCTCATCATTCTCAACATCATCCTCCTCATCATCCTCCTCATCATCCTCCTCATCATCCTCCTCATCATCCTCCTCATCATTCTCCTCATCATTCTCAACATCATCCTCAACATCATCCTCCTCATCATAATCATAATTATCGTCATAATTATCGTCATAATTATCGTCATAATTATCGTCATAATTATCGTCATAATTATCGTCATAATTATCGTCATAATCGACATTCTCATCATTCTCATCATTATAATTACCCTCATCATCATCATCATCCTCATTATTATCATCATCACCCTCATTCTCATCATAATCCTTATAAATATAAAAAAAATATTATTATTACTAATATCAATACTGAAGAATTAAAAAGAAGATTTTATTTTTTAAATAAAAAATCTAAAATGAAAATATTGAAATATACTAGCATAGTACATGCTGCTGTAGAAAGTTATCTTCGTATGGGGAAATATATAGGAAAAATTATTTCATTATCAAATTTTTATTTTCCTATGTTCGAAAAAAAACTTGAAAAATATCATCTTCCAAAAGAATTAAAATATTTATCTATTATAGAATCAAATTTAAATCCTATTGTTATTTCTAAAGCAGGAGCAAAAGGTATTTGGCAAATTATGCCTAAAACTGGTAAAATATATAATCTAAAAATTAATAAAATTTATGATGAAAGAAACGATCCTATAAAATCAACTGAAGCAGCCTTTCGTTATTTAAAATTTTTATATAAAAGAATAGAAAATTGGGAATTAGTTTTAGCTGCTTATAATTGTGGTCCAGGTACTGTATATAAAATATTGAAAAATAATAAAAATATAAAAAATTTTTGGGAATTATGGGAATTTTTTCCAAAAGAAACTCAAAATTATATTCCAAAATTTATTGCTATTAATTATGTTATGAATTATTATAAAAAACATAATATTTATATATATACATATTATCATCATCATACATATAATAAAAAAAAAATTTAAAAAATTGATTATTATAGACAAAGGGAGACTTATATTTATAAATCTCCCTTAATATTTTCAAAATTATGAACGAAAAAATTGATAAAAAAAGAAAATCATTAGAACTTGTTTTAGAAAAAATGGATAAAATATATGGAAAAGGAACTGTTATGCGAATGGGAGATTCTCATATAGAAGATTTAGAAATTATTTCTTCTGGATCTTTAAGTTTAGATATAGCTTTAGGTATAAAAGGATTTCCAAAAGGTCGTATTATTGAGATATTTGGACCAGAATCTTCTGGAAAAACTACTTTAGCATTACATGCAATAAATCAATCTCAAAAATTAGGAGGTTTTGCTAGTTTTATTGATGCTGAACATGCTTTTGATTGTATTTATGCTAAAAAAATAGGAGTTAATATTAAAGAATTAATAATATCTCAACCAGATAATGGAGAACAAGCACTTGAAATAGTAGATAATTTAATTAGATCTAGTGTTATTGATATGATAGTAGTTGATTCTGTAGCCGCTTTAACTCCTAAAAGTGAAATAGAAGGAGAAATGGGAGATTCTAAAATAGGATTACAAGCTAGATTAATGTCTCAAGCTTTGAGAAAGCTAACTTCTAGTATAGGAAAATCAAAAAGTATACTCATATTTATTAATCAATTAAGAGAAAAAATAGGTGTATATGGAAATCCAGAAGTAACTACAGGAGGTCATGCTTTAAAATTTTATTCATCAATACGATTAGATATAAGAAAAGGAAATCAAATTAAAAATGGAGAAAAAATATTAGGAAATAGAACAAAAGTAAAAGTAGTGAAAAATAAACTTTCACCTCCTTTTAAAACGGCTGAATTTGATATTATGTATGGTGAAGGAATTTCAAAAATTGGTGAAATTTTAGATTTAGGAGTAAATTTAGGAATTATTAAAAAAAATGCATCTTGGTTTAGTTATAAAAATATTAAATTAGGTCAAGGAAGAGATTCTGTTAAAGCATTTTTAAAAGAAAAAAAAAATCTTATTAATGAAATACAAACAAATATAATCAATCAATATATTCAAAAAAAATAAAAATTGATTATATGAAAATTATTTTTTTAGGAACTGGATCTTCTCAAGGTATTCCAGTTATTGGATCTAAACATCCAGTATGTTTATCTAAAAATCCAAAAGATAAAAGATTGAGAAGTTCCGTCTTGATTGAAAAAAATCAAAAATATTTTTTAATTGATTGTGGTCCAGATTTTCGTTATCAAATGTTACG
The sequence above is a segment of the Blattabacterium cuenoti genome. Coding sequences within it:
- a CDS encoding Sec-independent protein translocase subunit TatA/TatB, with product MDLLLIFLILLGTFGTTEIVVIVILALLLFGGKKIPELMKGLGTGLKEFKKASEGKDSETEEK
- a CDS encoding lytic transglycosylase domain-containing protein — translated: METITIRNIMFFMLILKSLIIPYLSPFFYQKTYNQKLDKLDYNNDYNNNNYNNIYIEKFLEKMLLKKKRFFLIKKLPHHPPHHPPHHPPHYPPHHPPYHPPHHPPHHPPHHSQHHPPHHSQHHPPHHPPHHPPHHPPHHPPHHSPHHSQHHPQHHPPHHNHNYRHNYRHNYRHNYRHNYRHNYRHNYRHNRHSHHSHHYNYPHHHHHPHYYHHHPHSHHNPYKYKKNIIITNINTEELKRRFYFLNKKSKMKILKYTSIVHAAVESYLRMGKYIGKIISLSNFYFPMFEKKLEKYHLPKELKYLSIIESNLNPIVISKAGAKGIWQIMPKTGKIYNLKINKIYDERNDPIKSTEAAFRYLKFLYKRIENWELVLAAYNCGPGTVYKILKNNKNIKNFWELWEFFPKETQNYIPKFIAINYVMNYYKKHNIYIYTYYHHHTYNKKKI
- the recA gene encoding recombinase RecA; the protein is MNEKIDKKRKSLELVLEKMDKIYGKGTVMRMGDSHIEDLEIISSGSLSLDIALGIKGFPKGRIIEIFGPESSGKTTLALHAINQSQKLGGFASFIDAEHAFDCIYAKKIGVNIKELIISQPDNGEQALEIVDNLIRSSVIDMIVVDSVAALTPKSEIEGEMGDSKIGLQARLMSQALRKLTSSIGKSKSILIFINQLREKIGVYGNPEVTTGGHALKFYSSIRLDIRKGNQIKNGEKILGNRTKVKVVKNKLSPPFKTAEFDIMYGEGISKIGEILDLGVNLGIIKKNASWFSYKNIKLGQGRDSVKAFLKEKKNLINEIQTNIINQYIQKK